The Populus nigra chromosome 19, ddPopNigr1.1, whole genome shotgun sequence genome includes a window with the following:
- the LOC133679975 gene encoding kaempferol 3-O-beta-D-galactosyltransferase-like, giving the protein MHVAVFAFPFGCHALSLINLVQKLARAAQETQFSFLNTEESNNSIFLASRTNLPDNIKTYNVADGVPLNHVFSGDPIERVELFIKETPKNFKMALDMAVAETGQKISCLIADAFLSFSGSVAEDLSIPWVPVWIPVPHSLSTHIYTDMIRQHYANSLSYGCSNSCRDGNDVELEEKTLEIPGLSELHIADLPVEVLPRDAQETPFSCLLGQIGNMVLKVDTLVVNFYQELYPKPLLNDLKSKFSNLLNVGFISLSMPPPSLPPSTEDTTGCLSWLDSQKSKTVAYISFGTVANIPQSEIEELAEALEVSRIPFLWSLRDNIKDCLPNGFLERTIMHGKVVPWAPQTQVLAHSSTGVFMTHCGANSVYESIANGVPMICRPFFADNKLNARLIVDVWRIGERIDGGVFTKTGVAKSLDLILQHEQGRRIRSRVQAVKELVLKASAPGGHATQALKALVEKITLV; this is encoded by the coding sequence ATGCATGTTGCCGTCTTTGCATTCCCATTTGGTTGCCATGCTCTTTCTCTAATTAATCTAGTGCAGAAGTTAGCAAGGGCTGCGCAGGAAACACAATTTTCCTTTCTTAACACAGAAGAATCCAATAATTCAATCTTCTTAGCATCAAGAACCAACCTGCCTGATAACATAAAAACCTACAATGTAGCGGATGGCGTGCCGCTGAATCATGTATTTTCAGGAGATCCAATAGAAAGAGTTGAGCTATTCATAAAAGAAACGCCAAAAAACTTTAAGATGGCACTGGACATGGCGGTGGCAGAAACTGGCCAAAAAATAAGCTGCTTGATAGCAGATGCGTTCTTGTCCTTTTCCGGATCAGTCGCTGAGGATTTGAGCATTCCTTGGGTCCCAGTTTGGATCCCAGTGCCCCATTCCCTCTCTACACACATTTATACTGATATGATTCGCCAACACTACGCCAATTCTCTTAGTTATGGTTGCAGCAATAGTTGCAGAGATGGCAACGATGTAGAGCTTGAAGAAAAAACCTTGGAAATCCCAGGATTATCTGAATTGCACATTGCGGATTTACCTGTAGAAGTGTTACCAAGAGATGCACAAGAAACACCCTTTTCTTGCTTGTTAGGTCAAATTGGAAACATGGTGCTAAAAGTAGATACTCTAGTTGTGAACTTTTACCAAGAGCTCTACCCTAAACCCCTCTTAAATGATCTCAAATCCAAGTTTTCGAACTTGCTAAATGTCGGCTTTATTAGCTTGTCTATGCCTCCACCATCGTTGCCACCGTCAACTGAAGATACCACAGGCTGTCTATCATGGTTGGATAGCCAGAAATCTAAGACGGTGGCGTATATCAGCTTTGGAACTGTAGCGAATATTCCTCAAAGTGAGATAGAAGAACTAGCAGAAGCTCTTGAAGTGAGCAGAATTCCATTCCTATGGTCTCTTAGGGACAATATAAAGGATTGCTTGCCAAATGGGTTCCTAGAAAGGACTATAATGCACGGAAAGGTGGTTCCATGGGCACCTCAGACCCAAGTATTGGCACATAGCTCAACAGGTGTCTTTATGACACATTGTGGAGCTAATTCTGTGTATGAGAGTATTGCAAATGGGGTTCCAATGATCTGTAGACCATTTTTTGCGGACAACAAACTGAATGCACGATTAATAGTGGACGTTTGGAGAATTGGTGAGAGAATTGATGGAGGTGTTTTTACGAAGACCGGAGTTGCCAAGAGCTTGGACCTCATTTTGCAACATGAACAGGGGAGAAGAATTCGGAGCAGAGTCCAAGCCGTTAAAGAGCTTGTATTGAAGGCATCTGCGCCTGGCGGCCATGCTACACAAGCTCTCAAAGCTTTGGTGGAAAAGATCACATTGGTGTAA
- the LOC133679636 gene encoding uncharacterized protein LOC133679636 isoform X1 — protein MMSFVGLLKFAVKCLDIVAWPVFGLGYPLCASILAIETNSNSDTQKLITYWVSISVVLLFEHTFQLQWLAFWPYIKLMIVGCLVLPYFHGSLYVYKHLVLPCLSMGPRIIACQFNKLKLFFKKDDFLVEVKRYMRENGSDALEDLIASTKKSAKPNVAVNGIKAVAAEDWPKSEQPKLPVQYKDSNAVKITEKIEVASTKQLKLEQPKLPVRLEDSNAVEVTEKKEVKEVASTAQLKFEQPKLPVLFKDSNAAEITEKREVTSTKQVRQVESNISQTENSTFPPVEFINTIKTTEVGRDLCEILPPEKVLNVWTCAICQMTVQSETVLNSHLQGNRHKAACERLKFKNQIPKSEVPPVSEGKKFNVTTATTGIDVTCVVCQLTLKNQIDLSSHLQGKRHKKACELLNSKNQSSNSNVSPASAGKNANFPESKPEKCTVNNSTPPENRIHEAKKLENLMKSRFVEIRDSKWWCTICNISCTGEGNMRSHLNAKKHLARMRALDGPGSGVHA, from the exons ATGATGAGTTTTGTAGGGCTTTTGAAATTTGCTGtgaaatgccttgatattgttGCATG GCCTGTTTTTGGTTTGGGTTATCCTTT ATGTGCTTCCATTCTAGCGATCGAGACTAATTCAAACTCAGACACCCAGAAGCTGATCACATATTGGGTATCCATTTCTGTGGTTTTGCTCTTTGAGCATACCTTTCAGCTTCAgtg GCTAGCCTTCTGGCCATACATCAAGCTAATGATTGTCGGCTGCTTGGTTCTGCCTTACTTTCATGGTTCCCTTTATGTCTATAAACACCTTGTTCTTCCATGTCTATCCATGGGCCCTAGAATTATCGCCTGCCAGTTCAACAAACTgaagttatttttcaagaaagatGATTTTCTTGTTGAGGTGAAGAGGTATATGAGGGAAAATGGCTCTGATGCTTTGGAGGATCTCATTGCTTCCACG AAAAAGAGTGCAAAGCCTAATGTCGCTGTGAACGGGATCAAGGCAGTTGCAGCAGAGGATTGG CCAAAGTCCGAACAACCAAAACTTCCAGTTCAATATAAAGACAGTAATGCTGTCAAGATAACAGAGAAGATAGAAGTTGCATCAACCAAGCAG CTTAAGTTGGAACAACCTAAACTTCCAGTTCGACTTGAAGACAGTAACGCTGTGGAAGtaacagagaaaaaagaagtaaaagaagTTGCATCAACTGCGCAG CTGAAGTTTGAACAGCCTAAACTTCCAGTTCTATTCAAAGACAGTAATGCTGCGGAAATAACAGAGAAAAGGGAAGTCACATCAACCAAGCAG GTTAGACAAGTAGAATCTAACATCAGTCAGACAGAAAACAGTACATTTCCACCTGTGGAGTTCATAAACACAATTAAAACAACAGAAGTAGGCAGAGATCTTTGCGAGATACTACCTCCCGAGAAAGTCCTAAATGTATGGACTTGTGCTATATGTCAAATGACAGTCCAAAGTGAGACAGTTCTTAATTCACACCTCCAAGGGAACCGACACAAGGCTGCTTGTGAACGGCTAAAATTCAAGAATCAGATACCAAAAAGCGAGGTTCCCCCTGTTTCAGAGGGAAAGAAATTTAATGTTACCACAGCAACCACAGGGATTGATGTTACTTGTGTTGTATGTCAGTTAACACTTAAAAATCAGATAGATCTTAGCTCACATCTTCAAGGAAAAAGACACAAGAAAGCTTGTGAGCTGCTGAACTCCAAGAACCAGTCATCAAACAGCAATGTTTCCCCTGCTTCAGCGGGAAAGAACGCTAATTTTCCTGAAAGCAAGCCAGAGAAGTGTACAGTCAACAATAGTACTCCACCTGAAAATAGAATACATGAAGCGAAGAAGCTAGAGAACCTGATGAAGAGCCGATTTGTAGAGATTAGAGATTCTAAGTGGTGGTGTACAATCTGCAATATAAGTTGCACCGGTGAAGGAAACATGCGAAGTCATCTTAATGCAAAGAAGCACTTGGCTAGGATGCGAGCATTGGATGGTCCTGGAAGCGGTGTCCATGCCTGA
- the LOC133679636 gene encoding uncharacterized protein LOC133679636 isoform X2, with amino-acid sequence MHMPVFGLGYPLCASILAIETNSNSDTQKLITYWVSISVVLLFEHTFQLQWLAFWPYIKLMIVGCLVLPYFHGSLYVYKHLVLPCLSMGPRIIACQFNKLKLFFKKDDFLVEVKRYMRENGSDALEDLIASTKKSAKPNVAVNGIKAVAAEDWPKSEQPKLPVQYKDSNAVKITEKIEVASTKQLKLEQPKLPVRLEDSNAVEVTEKKEVKEVASTAQLKFEQPKLPVLFKDSNAAEITEKREVTSTKQVRQVESNISQTENSTFPPVEFINTIKTTEVGRDLCEILPPEKVLNVWTCAICQMTVQSETVLNSHLQGNRHKAACERLKFKNQIPKSEVPPVSEGKKFNVTTATTGIDVTCVVCQLTLKNQIDLSSHLQGKRHKKACELLNSKNQSSNSNVSPASAGKNANFPESKPEKCTVNNSTPPENRIHEAKKLENLMKSRFVEIRDSKWWCTICNISCTGEGNMRSHLNAKKHLARMRALDGPGSGVHA; translated from the exons ATGCATAT GCCTGTTTTTGGTTTGGGTTATCCTTT ATGTGCTTCCATTCTAGCGATCGAGACTAATTCAAACTCAGACACCCAGAAGCTGATCACATATTGGGTATCCATTTCTGTGGTTTTGCTCTTTGAGCATACCTTTCAGCTTCAgtg GCTAGCCTTCTGGCCATACATCAAGCTAATGATTGTCGGCTGCTTGGTTCTGCCTTACTTTCATGGTTCCCTTTATGTCTATAAACACCTTGTTCTTCCATGTCTATCCATGGGCCCTAGAATTATCGCCTGCCAGTTCAACAAACTgaagttatttttcaagaaagatGATTTTCTTGTTGAGGTGAAGAGGTATATGAGGGAAAATGGCTCTGATGCTTTGGAGGATCTCATTGCTTCCACG AAAAAGAGTGCAAAGCCTAATGTCGCTGTGAACGGGATCAAGGCAGTTGCAGCAGAGGATTGG CCAAAGTCCGAACAACCAAAACTTCCAGTTCAATATAAAGACAGTAATGCTGTCAAGATAACAGAGAAGATAGAAGTTGCATCAACCAAGCAG CTTAAGTTGGAACAACCTAAACTTCCAGTTCGACTTGAAGACAGTAACGCTGTGGAAGtaacagagaaaaaagaagtaaaagaagTTGCATCAACTGCGCAG CTGAAGTTTGAACAGCCTAAACTTCCAGTTCTATTCAAAGACAGTAATGCTGCGGAAATAACAGAGAAAAGGGAAGTCACATCAACCAAGCAG GTTAGACAAGTAGAATCTAACATCAGTCAGACAGAAAACAGTACATTTCCACCTGTGGAGTTCATAAACACAATTAAAACAACAGAAGTAGGCAGAGATCTTTGCGAGATACTACCTCCCGAGAAAGTCCTAAATGTATGGACTTGTGCTATATGTCAAATGACAGTCCAAAGTGAGACAGTTCTTAATTCACACCTCCAAGGGAACCGACACAAGGCTGCTTGTGAACGGCTAAAATTCAAGAATCAGATACCAAAAAGCGAGGTTCCCCCTGTTTCAGAGGGAAAGAAATTTAATGTTACCACAGCAACCACAGGGATTGATGTTACTTGTGTTGTATGTCAGTTAACACTTAAAAATCAGATAGATCTTAGCTCACATCTTCAAGGAAAAAGACACAAGAAAGCTTGTGAGCTGCTGAACTCCAAGAACCAGTCATCAAACAGCAATGTTTCCCCTGCTTCAGCGGGAAAGAACGCTAATTTTCCTGAAAGCAAGCCAGAGAAGTGTACAGTCAACAATAGTACTCCACCTGAAAATAGAATACATGAAGCGAAGAAGCTAGAGAACCTGATGAAGAGCCGATTTGTAGAGATTAGAGATTCTAAGTGGTGGTGTACAATCTGCAATATAAGTTGCACCGGTGAAGGAAACATGCGAAGTCATCTTAATGCAAAGAAGCACTTGGCTAGGATGCGAGCATTGGATGGTCCTGGAAGCGGTGTCCATGCCTGA
- the LOC133679636 gene encoding uncharacterized protein LOC133679636 isoform X3 — translation MIVGCLVLPYFHGSLYVYKHLVLPCLSMGPRIIACQFNKLKLFFKKDDFLVEVKRYMRENGSDALEDLIASTKKSAKPNVAVNGIKAVAAEDWPKSEQPKLPVQYKDSNAVKITEKIEVASTKQLKLEQPKLPVRLEDSNAVEVTEKKEVKEVASTAQLKFEQPKLPVLFKDSNAAEITEKREVTSTKQVRQVESNISQTENSTFPPVEFINTIKTTEVGRDLCEILPPEKVLNVWTCAICQMTVQSETVLNSHLQGNRHKAACERLKFKNQIPKSEVPPVSEGKKFNVTTATTGIDVTCVVCQLTLKNQIDLSSHLQGKRHKKACELLNSKNQSSNSNVSPASAGKNANFPESKPEKCTVNNSTPPENRIHEAKKLENLMKSRFVEIRDSKWWCTICNISCTGEGNMRSHLNAKKHLARMRALDGPGSGVHA, via the exons ATGATTGTCGGCTGCTTGGTTCTGCCTTACTTTCATGGTTCCCTTTATGTCTATAAACACCTTGTTCTTCCATGTCTATCCATGGGCCCTAGAATTATCGCCTGCCAGTTCAACAAACTgaagttatttttcaagaaagatGATTTTCTTGTTGAGGTGAAGAGGTATATGAGGGAAAATGGCTCTGATGCTTTGGAGGATCTCATTGCTTCCACG AAAAAGAGTGCAAAGCCTAATGTCGCTGTGAACGGGATCAAGGCAGTTGCAGCAGAGGATTGG CCAAAGTCCGAACAACCAAAACTTCCAGTTCAATATAAAGACAGTAATGCTGTCAAGATAACAGAGAAGATAGAAGTTGCATCAACCAAGCAG CTTAAGTTGGAACAACCTAAACTTCCAGTTCGACTTGAAGACAGTAACGCTGTGGAAGtaacagagaaaaaagaagtaaaagaagTTGCATCAACTGCGCAG CTGAAGTTTGAACAGCCTAAACTTCCAGTTCTATTCAAAGACAGTAATGCTGCGGAAATAACAGAGAAAAGGGAAGTCACATCAACCAAGCAG GTTAGACAAGTAGAATCTAACATCAGTCAGACAGAAAACAGTACATTTCCACCTGTGGAGTTCATAAACACAATTAAAACAACAGAAGTAGGCAGAGATCTTTGCGAGATACTACCTCCCGAGAAAGTCCTAAATGTATGGACTTGTGCTATATGTCAAATGACAGTCCAAAGTGAGACAGTTCTTAATTCACACCTCCAAGGGAACCGACACAAGGCTGCTTGTGAACGGCTAAAATTCAAGAATCAGATACCAAAAAGCGAGGTTCCCCCTGTTTCAGAGGGAAAGAAATTTAATGTTACCACAGCAACCACAGGGATTGATGTTACTTGTGTTGTATGTCAGTTAACACTTAAAAATCAGATAGATCTTAGCTCACATCTTCAAGGAAAAAGACACAAGAAAGCTTGTGAGCTGCTGAACTCCAAGAACCAGTCATCAAACAGCAATGTTTCCCCTGCTTCAGCGGGAAAGAACGCTAATTTTCCTGAAAGCAAGCCAGAGAAGTGTACAGTCAACAATAGTACTCCACCTGAAAATAGAATACATGAAGCGAAGAAGCTAGAGAACCTGATGAAGAGCCGATTTGTAGAGATTAGAGATTCTAAGTGGTGGTGTACAATCTGCAATATAAGTTGCACCGGTGAAGGAAACATGCGAAGTCATCTTAATGCAAAGAAGCACTTGGCTAGGATGCGAGCATTGGATGGTCCTGGAAGCGGTGTCCATGCCTGA
- the LOC133680591 gene encoding methylmalonate-semialdehyde dehydrogenase [acylating], mitochondrial-like → MLPLKISIQRARNLKALKPSIFALRSSYYFSTGVVEPSSSLRSPPRVPNLIGGKFVDSQSSSTIDVINPATQEVVSQIPLTTNEEFKAAVSAAKHAFPAWRNTPITTRQRVMLKLQELIRRDTDKLAMNITTEQGKTLKDAHGDVFRGLEVVEHACGMATLQMGEYVPNVANGIDTFSIREPLGVCAGICPFNFPAMIPLWMFPVAVTCGNTFVLKPSEKDPGASIILAELAMEAGLPNGVLNIVHGTNDIVNAICDDDDIRAISFVGSNTAGMHIYSRASAKGKRVQSNMGAKNHAIVLPDANTDATLNALVAAGFGAAGQRCMALSTVVFVGDSQSWENKLVECAKSLKVNAGTEPDADLGPVISKQAKERVCKLIESGVESGARLLLDGRNIVVPGYEDGNFIGPTILSGVTADMDCYKEEIFGPVLLCMEADSFEEAIHFVNRNKYGNGAAIFTTSGAAARKFQTEIEAGQVGINVPIPVPLPFFSFTGSKASFAGDLNFYGKAGVNFYTQIKTITQQWKDLPGGGGVSLAMPTSQKL, encoded by the exons atgttGCCTCTTAAAATCTCGATTCAACGAG cgAGAAATCTAAAGGCCTTGAAGCCTTCGATCTTTGCTTTAAGAAgctcttattatttttccactGGTGTTGTTGAGCCTTCTTCAAGCCTCCGTAGCCCTCCG AGAGTCCCGAATCTTATTGGAGGAAAGTTCGTTGATTCGCAATCATCTTCAACCATTGATGTGATAAATCCC GCAACACAAGAAGTTGTATCACAAATTCCTTTGACGACGAATGAAGAGTTCAAAGCTGCAGTCTCTGCAGCAAAGCATGCTTTTCCGGCGTGGCGTAACACGCCAATTACTACCCGTCAGCGTGTCATGCTCAAGCTTCAAGAGCTTATTCGTAGAGACACT GATAAGCTTGCGATGAATATTACTACTGAACAGGGGAAGACCTTGAAGGATGCTCATGGAGATGTTTTCCGTGGGCTAG AGGTGGTGGAACATGCTTGTGGAATGGCAACTTTGCAGATGGGAGAGTATGTCCCAAATGTGGCAAATGGAATTGATACCTTTAGCATCAGAGAGCCACTTGGTGTATGTGCTGGGATTTGCCCTTTCAACTTTCCGGCAATGATTCCTTTATGG ATGTTCCCTGTTGCAGTTACATGTGGCAATACCTTTGTCTTGAAGCCATCGGAGAAAGATCCTG GTGCTTCTATAATACTTGCGGAATTGGCAATGGAGGCTGGTTTACCTAATGGTGTCTTAAATATTGTTCATGGCACCAAT GATATTGTTAATGCTATCTGTGATGACGACGACATTAGAGCTATATCATTTGTGGGTTCTAATACT GCTGGAATGCACATATATTCAAGGGCATCAGCTAAAGGAAAACGTGTACAA TCCAACATGGGAGCTAAAAACCATGCAATTGTCTTACCCGATGCCAACACTGATGCCACTTTGAATGCCTTGGTTGCTGCTGGTTTTGGTGCAGCGGGACAGAGATGTATGGCACTGAGCACCGTAGTTTTTGTTGGAGACTCACAGTCATG GGAGAATAAACTGGTGGAATGTGCAAAGTCTCTAAAAGTAAATGCAGGAACAGAACCTGATGCAGACCTTGGTCCAGTGATCAGCAAACAG GCCAAGGAACGAGTATGCAAATTAATTGAAAGTGGTGTCGAAAGTGGTGCCAGACTTCTGCTTGATGGAAGAAATATAGTG GTTCCAGGATACGAGGATGGCAATTTTATTGGTCCCACCATCTTATCTGGTGTCACAGCTGATATGGATTgctacaag GAGGAAATTTTTGGCCCAGTTCTTCTTTGCATGGAG GCTGACAGCTTTGAAGAAGCCATCCACTTCGTGAACAGAAATAA ATATGGCAATGGAGCTGCCATATTCACTACATCTGGTGCTGCTGCAAGGAAATTCCAAACTGAGATAGAGGCTGGGCAG GTTGGCATCAATGTTCCTATACCAGTTCCCCTGccatttttctcttttactgGCTCCAAGGCATCTTTTGCTGGCGATCTCAATTTCTATG GCAAGGCTGGGGTTAATTTCTACACCCAGATCAAAACAATAACTCAGCAATGGAAGGATCTACCAGGTGGTGGTGGAGTTTCTCTAGCAATGCCGACTTCACAGAAACTATAA
- the LOC133680070 gene encoding methylmalonate-semialdehyde dehydrogenase [acylating], mitochondrial-like isoform X4, translating to MRVPNFIGGRLVNSQSFASIDVINPATQQVVSQVPLTTNEEFRAAVFAAKRAFPQWRDTPITTRQRIMFKFQELIRRDIDKLAMSITTEHGKTLKDAHGDVLRGLEVVEHACGLASLQIGEFVSNISSGIDTYSIREPLGVCAGICPFEFPAMIPLWIFPIAVTCGNTFILKPSEKDPGASVMLAELAMEAGLPNGVLNIVHGTNEIINGICDDDDIKAISFVGPNAVGAYVYARASAKGKRTQSNSGAKNHAVVMPDASVGATINALVAAGFGGAGQKCMALNMAVFVGGLGPWEEKLVEHAKALKVTSGTEPDAELGPVISKQEKERIITLIQTGVESGAKLVLDGRNIVVAGYENGNFIGPTILSDVTVNMECYKEDIFGPVLLCMQADSIEEAINIVNGNKYSNGASIFTTSGVAARKFQTEVEVGQVGINVPISVPLPFSSFISAKPSFAGDVSFDGKAGIQFYTQVKTVTQQWRDLVSDDSSSHQLPSS from the exons ATG AGGGTTCCTAATTTTATTGGCGGTAGACTTGTTAATTCACAGTCATTTGCATCCATCGATGTCATAAATCCT GCAACACAGCAAGTTGTTTCTCAAGTTCCTCTAACTACAAATGAGGAGTTCAGAGCTGCAGTTTTTGCAGCAAAGCGAGCTTTTCCACAGTGGAGAGACACACCTATTACCACCCGTCAACGCATCATGTTCAAGTTCCAAGAGCTTATTCGGAGAGATATT GATAAACTAGCCATGAGCATTACTACTGAACATGGAAAGACTTTGAAGGATGCACATGGTGATGTATTACGAGGATTAG AGGTGGTGGAACATGCTTGTGGATTGGCATCTCTGCAGATTGGGGAGTTTGTTTCCAACATATCGAGTGGAATTGATACCTATAGCATTAGAGAACCACTTGGTGTCTGTGCTGGGATATGCCCTTTTGAGTTTCCAGCAATGATCCCACTATGG ATATTTCCAATTGCTGTCACATGTGGTAATACCTTTATTCTAAAGCCATCGGAGAAGGACCCAG GGGCTTCTGTGATGCTTGCAGAGTTAGCTATGGAGGCTGGTTTGCCTAATGGTGTCTTAAATATTGTCCATGGCACTAAT GAAATTATTAATGGTATTTGCGATGACGATGATATTAAAGCTATTTCATTTGTCGGTCCAAATGCG GTTGGTGCTTATGTGTATGCAAGAGCATCAGCTAAAGGAAAACGTACACAG TCCAATAGTGGAGCCAAAAATCATGCAGTTGTCATGCCCGATGCAAGTGTGGGTGCTACCATAAATGCTCTAGTTGCTGCTGGCTTTGGTGGTGCAGGACAAAAGTGCATGGCCCTGAACATGGCTGTCTTTGTTGGAGGCCTAGGcccatg GGAAGAGAAGTTAGTAGAGCATGCCAAGGCACTTAAAGTAACCTCTGGAACAGAACCGGATGCAGAGCTTGGTCCAGTTATTAGTAAGCAG GAAAAGGAACGGATAATCACATTGATTCAAACAGGTGTTGAAAGTGGTGCAAAGCTAGTTCTTGATGGAAGAAATATTGTG GTTGCAGGATATGAAAATGGGAACTTCATTGGTCCTACCATCTTATCGGATGTCACAGTCAACATGGAATGTTACAAG GAGGATATTTTTGGCCCAGTTCTTCTTTGTATGCAG GCTGATAGCATCGAAGAAGCCATAAACATTGTTAATGGAAATAA ATATAGCAATGGAGCTTCTATATTTACAACATCTGGCGTCGCTGCAAGGAAATTCCAGACTGAGGTTGAGGTTGGGCAG GTTGGGATAAATGTTCCTATCTCGGTTCCGCTGCCATTCTCCTCGTTTATTAGCGCAAAACCATCTTTTGCTGGAGATGTCAGCTTTGACG GAAAAGCTGGAATTCAGTTTTACACCCAAGTTAAAACAGTGACTCAACAATGGAGAGATTTAGTGAGTGACGATTCGTCATCTCACCAGTTGCCAAGCTCCTAG